A stretch of Arcobacter sp. F2176 DNA encodes these proteins:
- the infC gene encoding translation initiation factor IF-3, translating into MNDDITAKEVRCMGDDGTNYGIISTADALKTADEQGLDLVLIAPEGKPPVAKIMDYSKFKYQQEKKKKEARKNQKVIVLKEVKFSVKIAENDINYKVKHAIEFLEKGFHVKCRVFLKGREMAHPEAGAEVLEKVWPMLEDYGDRDSEPKLEGRFVNMMVLPKKD; encoded by the coding sequence ATGAATGACGACATTACAGCTAAGGAAGTTAGATGTATGGGTGACGATGGTACTAACTATGGTATCATCTCAACAGCAGATGCTTTAAAAACTGCGGATGAACAAGGTCTTGATTTAGTTCTAATTGCACCAGAAGGTAAACCACCTGTTGCAAAAATAATGGATTATAGTAAATTCAAATATCAACAAGAAAAAAAGAAAAAAGAAGCTAGAAAAAATCAAAAAGTGATTGTTCTAAAAGAAGTGAAATTTTCTGTTAAAATTGCTGAAAATGATATTAACTATAAAGTTAAACATGCAATTGAATTCCTTGAAAAAGGATTTCATGTAAAATGTAGAGTATTTCTAAAAGGTAGAGAGATGGCTCATCCTGAAGCTGGAGCAGAAGTACTTGAAAAAGTATGGCCTATGCTAGAAGATTATGGGGATAGAGATTCTGAACCAAAACTTGAAGGAAGATTTGTAAACATGATGGTTCTTCCTAAAAAAGACTAA